One Rosa chinensis cultivar Old Blush chromosome 3, RchiOBHm-V2, whole genome shotgun sequence DNA window includes the following coding sequences:
- the LOC112194458 gene encoding ornithine decarboxylase-like translates to MSGSSNLLTEVRQYWINEGFFGSMMCADPKTLLESCIALKCMSNYSDGIEKNPVLMVCGKATGGARIYSSTVFGPTCDSADKVLEGDQLPELEVNNLLVFRNMGVYTSACSSHFNGFGSAKITHLTN, encoded by the coding sequence ATGTCGGGTTCATCAAATTTGCTTACAGAGGTCAGACAATACTGGATCAACGAAGGGTTTTTTGGGTCCATGATGTGTGCGGACCCTAAAACCCTACTTGAATCCTGCATTGCTCTGAAATGCATGTCCAATTACAGTGATGGCATCGAGAAGAATCCAGTCTTGATGGTCTGTGGCAAAGCCACTGGCGGTGCTCGCATTTACAGTTCGACTGTGTTTGGTCCGACGTGTGATTCGGCTGACAAGGTGTTGGAGGGTGACCAGTTACCAGAACTGGAGGTGAATAATTTGCTGGTGTTTCGCAACATGGGTGTTTATACGTCGGCGTGTAGCAGCCACTTCAATGGTTTTGGCTCCGCCAAGATCACCCATCTTACTAATTAA
- the LOC112191838 gene encoding ornithine decarboxylase: protein MESWNVKSLEALPSAPGQVVTNNRLDDDEYFIQKIISTIKKLQPSEEAFYVLDLGLVSNLMDTRKRNLPMVQPFYAVKCNPHPNLLATLVAQGSSFDCASPSEIESILALGVSPDHIIYANPCKASSHIKYAAEVGVNLTTYDSVGEIEKIQKWHPKCSLLIRIKAPDESGCNWPLGSKFGALPEEVSPLLQAAQTAGLRVVGVSFHVGGESYNFQAYKTALEAAKAVFQEAAKLSMPPLHVLDIGGGFVSKPSSFEAATAAVKTSVETYFSEEERRSLTVIAEPGRFFAETAFTLVTNIIGKRVRGEDRQYWIKEGFYGSMMLAPKTLLESCIALKCMSNNSDGIEKNPVLMVCGKATGGARTYSSTVFGPTCDSADKVLDGDQLPELEVNNLLVFRNMGAYTSARSSHFHGFGSAKITCLTN, encoded by the coding sequence ATGGAGTCGTGGAATGTAAAGAGCCTTGAAGCCCTACCAAGTGCACCAGGTCAGGTCGTGACCAATAACAGGCTGGATGACGATGAATATTTCATTCAGAAAATCATTTCGACGATCAAGAAACTGCAGCCAAGTGAGGAAGCATTTTACGTGCTGGATTTGGGTCTTGTAAGCAACCTCATGGACACACGGAAACGTAACCTTCCAATGGTCCAACCTTTCTACGCCGTCAAGTGCAACCCACACCCGAATCTCCTCGCCACCTTGGTGGCTCAAGGTTCAAGTTTCGACTGTGCAAGTCCCTCTGAGATTGAGTCCATTTTAGCTCTCGGAGTTTCTCCGGATCACATCATCTATGCTAATCCCTGCAAAGCTAGCTCTCACATTAAGTACGCTGCTGAAGTTGGCGTTAACCTAACCACTTATGACTCGGTGGGTGAGATTGAAAAGATCCAAAAATGGCACCCGAAATGTTCTTTACTGATCCGCATCAAAGCTCCGGACGAGAGTGGGTGCAATTGGCCACTGGGTTCCAAGTTCGGTGCTCTCCCTGAAGAAGTGTCTCCTCTCCTCCAAGCCGCTCAAACTGCAGGACTCAGAGTAGTTGGGGTTTCATTTCACGTAGGAGGTGAGTCCTACAATTTTCAAGCATACAAAACAGCCTTGGAGGCAGCTAAGGCTGTTTTCCAGGAGGCGGCTAAGCTCTCTATGCCTCCCTTGCATGTGTTGGACATTGGCGGTGGCTTCGTGTCCAAGCCATCGTCCTTTGAAGCTGCGACAGCAGCCGTGAAAACCTCTGTGGAGACTTATTTTTCAGAGGAGGAGCGACGCAGCTTGACGGTCATAGCCGAGCCAGGTCGGTTTTTTGCAGAGACCGCTTTCACGCTTGTCACCAACATCATCGGGAAGCGTGTGAGAGGGGAGGACAGACAATACTGGATCAAGGAAGGGTTTTATGGGTCCATGATGCTTGCCCCTAAAACCCTACTTGAATCGTGCATTGCTCTGAAATGCATGTCCAATAACAGTGATGGCATCGAGAAGAATCCAGTCTTGATGGTCTGTGGCAAAGCTACCGGCGGTGCTCGCACTTACAGTTCGACTGTGTTTGGTCCGACGTGTGATTCGGCTGACAAGGTGTTGGATGGTGACCAGTTACCAGAACTAGAGGTGAATAATTTGCTGGTGTTTCGCAACATGGGTGCTTATACGTCGGCGCGTAGCAGCCACTTCCATGGTTTTGGCTCCGCCAAGATCACCTGTCTTACTAATTAA